Sequence from the Neptunomonas japonica JAMM 1380 genome:
ATCAGGATGATACCACCTATTACGAATACCGTATCAATGGTGAGCTAAGAGAAATTAAAGTGGTGCCATCCGTTGGTAAGCCCTATTATCTGGTTCCTTCAGAAGGACATGGGCCTATGGTCCGTATTGAAGAATCATCACTCCTGATCCCTAAGTGGGTTATTTTTCGCTGGTAATCACGTGGCCGTATATACACAACTTTCGCAAGACGACATGACAAACTTACTCGCCCAGTATGACTTAGGGCAGTTAGTTTCCTATAAAGGCATTGAAGGCGGTATTGAAAATACCAATTACTTCGTGACGCTCGAAAAAAACCATCAGCAAACTGAATATGTGCTGACAGTGTTTGAAGAGTTTGGCATGGATGATATGCCCTTCTTTGTCGAACTCACAACTTGGCTAGCTGAGCGGCAATTACCTGTGCCATTCCCTTTTAAGGATAGCAACGGCATTGCACTCAAAAAGTTACATAATCGCCCGGCACTCATACAGCCACGCTTTAGCGGCGAGCATGTTGCTCAACAAGATTTAACGCCTGAGCACTGCGCCTCTATCGGAACGCACCTAGCCAAATTTCATCTAGCGGCAGAAAATTTCTATTTGCGCCGACAAGCGCATCGCGGAGTGTTCTGGTGGAGACGTGAAAGCCA
This genomic interval carries:
- a CDS encoding DUF2782 domain-containing protein, which gives rise to MSKQLLILLALFMSVTAFAAGVPGDPEEGQPDISIHHQDDTTYYEYRINGELREIKVVPSVGKPYYLVPSEGHGPMVRIEESSLLIPKWVIFRW